TTGCTAACGGCATCCCAGAAATActggcaggcagctcctcccagaTTCCTTTCAGGACATGAAGCAAGTCACACATTTCCATCTGTAATGTATAAAACATCCCAGCTCAGAGGTGCCACTCAAAAAAAAGGCTCCCCGTCCCTgaaagtgttccaggccaggctggacagggcttggagcgacctgggacagtggaaggtgtccctgcccatggcaaggggtgggACTGGCTGAGCTTTGAGGTTTCTTTCAACCCAAGCCATAGTGTGATTCTGGAATTCCAAGCACCTCAGCTCATCCCTCATTATTGCCATGATCCTGCTAAACCAAGATCCCACCCACCACAGGGCTGGACTCccacctggcagtgcccagcagtcTTCAGAAGACCTTCAAGGTGGACTTCACTCTCTAAAGACTGAATCAGGAAACTGCCAcctcccctgctccctctgcagagccaggaacGAAGCCCCCCTTCGCCAGGCCTCAGACTCACCGTCATCAGCTCCTTCTGGAAGGATTTCCTCTCCTTGTTCTCCACGCTGTTGCAGTcttccttcagcttctccaggacGGAGGCCACTCTCTCCGGCTCGCTGTCCAGCTCCGCCCGGCAGAAGAAGGTGAGCGGCAAGTTCAGGTAGCCCAGGGCGTCGGCGAAGGAGCGCCAGCTGCTGAGGTTCTCCATCAGCAGAGTCCTCACCGAGGCATAGATGTAGGTCAGGAACTTGCAGGGCCTCAggatctgctccagcagcaggctAGTGGTGAGATCCGGCCCGGAGAAGTAGCTGGGTTTGACCTTCCCCACCACCAGCACGTTTTTGGTGTGCACGAGGCCGACTTTGCCCTGGTAGTAGCCAATGTACCACTCCTTGGTCCACAGCTGGCCCTTCAACCTGATCTTCTCCTCACTGAGGAGGGCTATGACGTCTCCCTTCTTGTACTCCAGCAAGTAGTGGTTCTTGCTCTGCCTCACCACCGTCTTCAGCAGCTTCCCGTACTTGAGGCTCAACACCGGCCGGTCCTGAAAAACCGGATACTTGGTGGTGGCAGCCAGGGGGGAGAGGATGATCTTCCCCACCTCGTTCTTCTTCAGGAACCGCCTCTGCCCCGTGGGTTTGATGGCGCTCTTTGGCGGCGGCTGCGGCGTCTGGACGCAGAACTGGGTGAGAATGGCATCCTGGTCATCCTTGACCTGTATCCTGAGCGTGAAGTCCGACAGCTCGTTGGGGTCGTGGGAGGTGATCGGGAAGATGAGGCGGCTGACCTTGCCCAGCTTCATCTGGAAGCCCCGCACGATCTTGGCTTGCTCACTGGCCTTCACCTCGTAGTTGGTCATGTTGGAGAACATGCAGAGCTTGAGGTCCTGGGGCCGGGACAGGGCGAACTGGTgcttcccccagagctgcagggcgACGGGAGccgggctgtggcactgcctggtgACCTCGTTGACCAGCAGGGTCTTGGGGGCGCACTCATGGCCGAACATGGCCACCACGGTCTTGAAGGAAGGGTGGATGTGCTTGGGGCCGTAGACGCCCACCGTGATCTTCTTGCTGATGTAATCCCACACGGTGTAAGGGTAGAGGATGTTCTGGCCCTGCGCCACGGCCGCGATGTACATGCAGGGCTCCAGGTTCTCCAGCTGCACCTGGATGGTGTCCCCATAGGAATAGCTCAGCTGCATCGGCGTGTAGGGCCCCTCCTTCATGTCACTGcgcaggcactgcagccccacCAGGCCCTTGCTCACGGCGTCGTTCTTGACCTCCGCCGACACCTTCATCTCCAGGATGATGAAGGTCTTCACCTCCATGTTGCTGAGCTTGATCTGCAGCACGGGGCTGATGGTGCTGCACTTGTCGCTGTTCAGCTCCAGCGGCGGGTCCAGCATGGCCTTCATGGAGATCTGCTGCGTTTCCCCGGGGCACACGTGGCCCTCGGGCACGTGGATGCTGATGTTGGTGTCCGGCAGCTGCACGGCCCCGCCGGAGCTGTCCAGCTTGCACACGATGTTGGTCTCCACCGGCTGCGTCTGGCCCCAGCCGGGATTTTGGCCAAGCAAATCCAAGTCGTGGCAAGACCGAGCCAGCTTCCTGTGGTTCAGCCAGGCTGTCCTAAAATCCTCCCTGCTCTGGAACTGCTCAGGGGTGGGAGACTTCAAACCGCTGAAGAAACCCGACGATGCCGGCGCGTCCGACTTGGCCTGGAGGACAGACAGCTCGGACAAGCTGTAGGAGCGTTTGCTTCGGAAGAAGGGGTTGTCCCTCCTCACGGGCTGCTCCACATCCAGCCTGTTTGTGGAGGGAAACTCATCAAAAAGGTTCCCCAGGCTGCTGTTGGCGGCCGAACCGGGGAGAGCCGCCGTGGAAGCCGCCGCGTCGAAGAGCAACAAGTCCACGGCCACGCTGGAGTCGGACTCTCTGTCCGCTGCTTGCGAATTGCCGTTCAGGAACGGGTTGGTCTGCACTCCGTTCAGGAAGGGGTTGTTGTGGTAGGATTTGGCAG
This sequence is a window from Haemorhous mexicanus isolate bHaeMex1 chromosome 26, bHaeMex1.pri, whole genome shotgun sequence. Protein-coding genes within it:
- the SH3BP4 gene encoding SH3 domain-binding protein 4; translated protein: MAAQRIRAANSGGLPRCRSEGTLIDLGEGFAETALCDVKVPSPSALLVDNPTSFGNAKEVVAIKDYCPTNFTTLKFSKGDHLYVLDTSGGEWWYAHNTTEMGYIPSSYVQPVSHRNSSLTDSGVIDNLLESPDEAVKELDLLGEWTDVKRNSAKSYHNNPFLNGVQTNPFLNGNSQAADRESDSSVAVDLLLFDAAASTAALPGSAANSSLGNLFDEFPSTNRLDVEQPVRRDNPFFRSKRSYSLSELSVLQAKSDAPASSGFFSGLKSPTPEQFQSREDFRTAWLNHRKLARSCHDLDLLGQNPGWGQTQPVETNIVCKLDSSGGAVQLPDTNISIHVPEGHVCPGETQQISMKAMLDPPLELNSDKCSTISPVLQIKLSNMEVKTFIILEMKVSAEVKNDAVSKGLVGLQCLRSDMKEGPYTPMQLSYSYGDTIQVQLENLEPCMYIAAVAQGQNILYPYTVWDYISKKITVGVYGPKHIHPSFKTVVAMFGHECAPKTLLVNEVTRQCHSPAPVALQLWGKHQFALSRPQDLKLCMFSNMTNYEVKASEQAKIVRGFQMKLGKVSRLIFPITSHDPNELSDFTLRIQVKDDQDAILTQFCVQTPQPPPKSAIKPTGQRRFLKKNEVGKIILSPLAATTKYPVFQDRPVLSLKYGKLLKTVVRQSKNHYLLEYKKGDVIALLSEEKIRLKGQLWTKEWYIGYYQGKVGLVHTKNVLVVGKVKPSYFSGPDLTTSLLLEQILRPCKFLTYIYASVRTLLMENLSSWRSFADALGYLNLPLTFFCRAELDSEPERVASVLEKLKEDCNSVENKERKSFQKELMTALLKMDCQGLVVRLIQDFVLLTTAVEVAQRWRELAEKLAKVSKQQMDAYEAPHRDKSGSVDSEAMWKPAYDFLLTWSSQMGDSYRDVIQELHTGLDKMKNPITKRWKHLTGTLILVNSLDMLRAAAFSPQDHEDFAI